The following coding sequences are from one uncultured Desulfobacter sp. window:
- a CDS encoding chemotaxis protein CheD: protein MEHIVGVADMKVSNRTGDTIVTYSLGSCIGVAIYDPQAKVGGILHYMLPNSAIDDKKAKNNPFLFADTGIPELLNQVHALGAEKSRLRVFAAGGAEIMEQEGIFNLGRQNYSALMQILNQHHIPIWKQAVGGYSNRTIKLEIASGNIYLNTSGLGEVQL, encoded by the coding sequence ATGGAACACATCGTAGGTGTAGCAGATATGAAAGTCAGCAACCGGACCGGTGATACCATTGTGACATACTCGCTTGGTTCATGCATCGGGGTTGCCATATATGATCCCCAGGCCAAAGTCGGCGGGATACTTCACTATATGCTGCCGAACTCCGCCATTGACGACAAAAAAGCAAAAAATAATCCATTCTTGTTCGCGGATACCGGTATCCCTGAGCTGCTCAATCAAGTACATGCGCTGGGAGCTGAAAAATCCAGACTCCGGGTTTTCGCTGCAGGCGGCGCTGAAATCATGGAGCAAGAAGGCATTTTTAATCTGGGCAGACAAAACTATTCGGCACTGATGCAGATATTGAACCAACATCATATTCCCATCTGGAAACAGGCTGTGGGGGGGTATTCAAACCGAACTATAAAATTGGAAATCGCCTCCGGAAATATTTATCTGAATACATCCGGATTGGGGGAGGTGCAGTTATGA
- a CDS encoding HDOD domain-containing protein: protein MTSLQELIKEIKNLKPIPAVVTSLLGIVDDPNASMKDITKIIQYDPAITADVLRTANSAYFGLKHPAETIQEAATMIGTDRLVDLVMLKISAQVTKGIQQGYDLHEGALWKYSVSSALIAKQVANQLDLSNKNYIFTASLLKDIGKTVLDRFVRDTFEQIYNLVINENFSFMEAEKQIIGVNHAELGGMIAKMWKFSPKMVGIIRNHHLTCETMVRDKDIAVVYLADCICMMMGMGVGADGLAYRFHRQAMEYIGISAEDTLKIIAEFTCHMGEVEAMLNVA, encoded by the coding sequence ATGACCAGCCTGCAAGAACTGATCAAGGAAATAAAAAATTTAAAGCCCATCCCTGCCGTGGTCACCTCCCTTCTGGGTATCGTCGATGACCCCAATGCATCCATGAAAGACATCACCAAAATCATCCAGTACGATCCAGCCATCACCGCAGACGTCCTTCGAACAGCCAATTCCGCATACTTTGGGTTGAAACACCCGGCTGAAACCATCCAGGAAGCCGCCACCATGATCGGCACGGATCGACTTGTGGACCTGGTCATGCTGAAGATAAGCGCCCAGGTGACCAAAGGCATCCAGCAAGGGTACGATCTGCACGAGGGCGCATTGTGGAAATATTCCGTATCGTCCGCCCTCATTGCAAAACAGGTGGCCAACCAATTGGACCTATCCAATAAAAACTACATATTCACCGCCTCGCTTCTTAAAGATATAGGTAAAACCGTCCTGGATAGATTTGTCCGGGATACCTTTGAACAAATATACAACCTGGTGATCAATGAAAACTTCAGTTTTATGGAGGCGGAAAAACAGATTATCGGCGTAAACCATGCCGAACTTGGGGGCATGATTGCCAAAATGTGGAAGTTCTCCCCTAAAATGGTCGGTATCATCCGCAACCATCATCTCACCTGCGAAACCATGGTCAGGGACAAGGATATCGCCGTGGTCTATCTGGCCGACTGCATATGCATGATGATGGGCATGGGGGTTGGGGCGGACGGACTTGCGTATCGATTCCACCGGCAGGCCATGGAGTACATCGGCATTTCAGCCGAAGATACATTAAAAATCATTGCGGAGTTCACCTGCCATATGGGAGAAGTGGAAGCCATGTTAAATGTTGCCTGA
- the hisF gene encoding imidazole glycerol phosphate synthase subunit HisF: MTTTTYDYPYASAVQQGNVIGTQFHPEKSGAAGMKLLDNFIHSDSLKARGPADIPAKGLSKRVIACLDVRSNDNGDLVVTKGDQYDVREAGSVRNLGKPVALAKKYYEQGADEITFLNITGFREFPLEDMPMLKVLEETSKQVFVPLTIGGGIREFTDAQGQHYSSLDVAARYFRAGADKISIGSDAVNIAMAYLESGQKTKKSAIEEISRVYGAQAVVISVDPQRVWVNSPEEASKHHVVQVTSGEKGPNGEAFCWYQCTVSGGRKAMDLDAVALAKACEELGAGEILLNCIDKDGTNSGFDLDLINAVRSNVTIPVIASSGAGCERHFVEVFEGTKAEAALAAGIFHREEVPIQSVKQHLAEQGIEVRK, encoded by the coding sequence TTGACCACCACCACCTATGACTATCCCTATGCTTCGGCTGTCCAGCAGGGCAATGTGATCGGCACCCAGTTCCATCCGGAAAAAAGCGGGGCAGCCGGTATGAAATTGCTTGATAATTTTATCCATTCCGACAGTTTGAAGGCCCGGGGGCCTGCGGACATACCGGCCAAAGGTCTGTCAAAAAGGGTCATTGCTTGTCTCGATGTCCGGTCCAACGACAATGGGGATCTGGTGGTTACCAAGGGGGATCAGTACGACGTCAGGGAAGCGGGCAGTGTCAGAAATTTGGGTAAACCCGTGGCATTGGCCAAAAAATATTACGAGCAGGGCGCCGACGAAATCACCTTTTTAAATATCACAGGATTCAGGGAGTTCCCCCTGGAGGATATGCCCATGCTCAAGGTCCTGGAAGAGACCTCAAAGCAGGTGTTTGTGCCCTTGACCATCGGCGGCGGTATCCGGGAATTTACCGATGCCCAGGGTCAACACTATTCTTCCCTGGATGTCGCGGCCCGGTATTTCAGGGCCGGTGCGGATAAAATTTCCATTGGATCTGATGCGGTGAATATCGCCATGGCATACCTTGAGTCCGGGCAGAAAACAAAGAAATCAGCCATTGAAGAGATCTCACGGGTCTACGGGGCCCAGGCTGTGGTGATCTCTGTTGATCCCCAACGGGTGTGGGTGAACAGCCCGGAAGAGGCCTCCAAACACCATGTGGTCCAAGTGACATCCGGTGAAAAAGGTCCCAACGGTGAAGCGTTCTGCTGGTACCAGTGCACGGTGAGCGGCGGCCGGAAAGCCATGGATCTTGATGCCGTGGCCCTGGCAAAGGCCTGTGAAGAACTGGGGGCCGGTGAAATTTTGCTCAACTGTATAGATAAAGACGGGACAAACTCTGGATTTGATCTGGACCTGATCAATGCCGTGCGCAGCAATGTCACCATTCCGGTGATTGCGTCGTCCGGTGCCGGGTGTGAACGGCATTTTGTCGAAGTTTTTGAAGGTACAAAGGCGGAAGCGGCATTGGCCGCAGGTATTTTCCATCGGGAGGAAGTGCCCATTCAGTCGGTGAAACAACATCTTGCCGAGCAGGGCATTGAGGTGCGAAAGTAA
- the hisH gene encoding imidazole glycerol phosphate synthase subunit HisH encodes MKITVLDYGAGNVRSLINAVEKMGGSIKMVEKPEDILAAERLIFPGVGNYGAMLEILHERGFVEPLRQYLNADRPFLGICVGMQALFEGSEEELVSTNESIAFFKGRVKRFRTELSVPHIGWNGIHIKQDSPFLDGVAPDTKFYFVHSYHIVPENPMSF; translated from the coding sequence ATGAAGATTACCGTATTAGACTATGGGGCCGGTAATGTCCGCAGCCTGATCAATGCAGTGGAAAAGATGGGCGGCAGCATTAAAATGGTTGAGAAACCTGAAGATATCCTGGCAGCTGAAAGGCTGATTTTCCCCGGTGTGGGAAATTACGGGGCCATGCTTGAAATCCTTCATGAGCGCGGGTTTGTTGAGCCCCTGCGCCAATATCTCAACGCTGACCGGCCGTTTTTAGGGATCTGTGTGGGCATGCAGGCCCTGTTTGAAGGCAGTGAAGAAGAACTGGTCTCCACCAACGAGAGCATCGCATTTTTCAAGGGCCGGGTGAAACGCTTTAGAACGGAGCTGTCCGTGCCGCATATCGGGTGGAACGGCATCCACATCAAGCAGGATTCCCCTTTTCTCGACGGGGTGGCGCCGGATACCAAATTTTATTTTGTCCACTCTTACCATATCGTGCCCGAGAATCCGATGTCATTTTGA
- a CDS encoding response regulator codes for MVKCDDTNDVVSDILSDQKFDIINTTKDDNVLKLVSSTHPDLVLIDIENFNDSGIKLCRSLKASDATSDAAVIIVSGPPEAKDKENAFKAGCHDFITKPYSSSELLVRINNCLLNQMYLKSCEHQVDARGKGHGPAGSINAREQPTTNHKSNEEGLLEHRNFLQTIIDGVNDGLMVINRDYTLAYANKAALDLHKKQGVEPATTCYQLSHAQNFPCTGLEHICPLKEVINSKMPEEVEHIHRDSHGRKRSIEISCTPILDQNGDVAQMIELFRDVTERKQGEQLRDTQVRLSELAIDYTPKELLQAFLDEAEKITDSKIGFLLFIDEERSLSTLQVWSTNTVDNLCSTRQEMGHSTMEKAGVWADCLRQRGIIIHNDYASLQYKKGLPEGHVPIKRELVVPVFRNDQIVAVLGVGNRKFDYEDKDGELLTSLAHMAWDIISHKQIEENLKASEARFSKLFFSSPDATILLRRSNSRIIDINVAFERIFGYTRKFCIDKSIQRLGHWIDESKYHLILERLQSGHTVQGLEIVCQRSSGDEFDASISCDITAIEQEDHLIAIIRDISGRKAAEKEKKALENQLQQSRKMESIGTLAGGIAHDFNDILSAIMGYTQLVMKSVPDTSKNHQRLDNILTASQRASDLVEQILTFSRNDVQDLKPLRIQLIIKEALKLLKSSIPATISFKQNISNDCGLVLANPTQIHQIIMNSCTNAYQAMKFTGGILSVSLQQVELKPEDIVTKPHLRPGSYAQISINDNGPGIPKKILDRIFEPYFTTKEKGEGTGLGLSTEHGIVTGLKGDISVYSDPGNQTTFQIVLPVVRAWENDDQNKLYQENPQGNERILFVDDEELLADATKSILEGIGYQVTAMTNSIEAFELFQNAPDEFDLIITDMTMPGMTGDMLAQKILEVKPGILIIIATGHSDILNPQKAKSLGIIGYLTKPTPLRHLAEEIRRCLGGDKTGMNKDNGKCIDC; via the coding sequence GTGGTTAAATGTGATGACACCAACGACGTTGTCTCGGATATTTTATCAGACCAGAAATTTGATATCATAAATACAACAAAAGATGACAACGTTTTAAAATTGGTCAGTTCAACACACCCGGATCTTGTTCTGATAGACATTGAAAATTTCAATGATAGTGGAATAAAATTGTGCCGGTCTTTAAAAGCATCAGATGCAACAAGTGATGCGGCTGTTATTATTGTTTCGGGCCCCCCTGAAGCTAAAGATAAAGAAAATGCCTTTAAAGCAGGTTGTCATGACTTTATCACCAAGCCCTATTCTTCCTCGGAGTTACTTGTTCGAATTAATAATTGTTTATTAAATCAAATGTATTTAAAGAGTTGTGAGCATCAAGTGGATGCCCGTGGTAAAGGCCATGGGCCGGCCGGGTCTATCAACGCCCGGGAGCAACCCACGACAAACCATAAAAGTAATGAAGAAGGACTCCTTGAACATCGAAACTTTCTTCAAACCATCATCGACGGTGTCAATGACGGTTTGATGGTGATAAACCGAGATTATACCCTAGCTTATGCAAACAAGGCTGCTTTGGATCTTCACAAAAAGCAAGGCGTGGAACCGGCCACGACCTGCTATCAGCTTTCCCATGCCCAAAATTTTCCCTGCACAGGCCTGGAACATATTTGTCCCCTAAAAGAAGTTATAAACTCTAAGATGCCGGAAGAGGTTGAGCACATTCACCGGGACAGTCACGGCAGAAAACGGTCAATTGAAATCTCGTGCACCCCTATATTAGATCAAAATGGTGACGTGGCCCAGATGATAGAACTCTTTCGGGATGTCACCGAACGAAAACAGGGGGAACAACTCAGGGACACTCAGGTGAGGTTGTCTGAATTAGCCATTGATTATACCCCAAAAGAACTCCTTCAGGCATTTTTAGATGAAGCTGAAAAAATCACTGACAGTAAAATCGGATTTTTGCTTTTCATAGACGAAGAACGTTCCCTATCCACATTGCAGGTTTGGTCAACCAACACGGTTGACAATTTGTGCAGCACCAGGCAGGAAATGGGCCATTCAACTATGGAAAAGGCCGGTGTCTGGGCAGATTGTTTAAGACAAAGAGGTATTATAATCCACAACGATTACGCATCGCTGCAATATAAAAAAGGCCTGCCCGAGGGCCATGTTCCCATTAAAAGAGAACTGGTTGTGCCTGTATTTCGAAATGATCAAATCGTTGCCGTTTTAGGGGTTGGAAATCGAAAGTTTGATTATGAAGATAAAGACGGAGAACTCTTGACATCCCTTGCCCATATGGCCTGGGACATTATTTCGCATAAACAGATAGAAGAAAATCTGAAAGCATCTGAAGCGCGATTTTCAAAACTGTTTTTTTCCAGCCCCGATGCAACGATTCTGCTTCGGCGATCAAACAGCAGGATCATAGATATCAATGTCGCATTTGAAAGAATCTTTGGATATACAAGAAAATTCTGCATTGATAAAAGCATTCAAAGACTCGGACACTGGATCGACGAAAGTAAATATCACTTGATCCTGGAGAGGTTACAAAGCGGCCATACTGTCCAAGGGCTTGAAATCGTATGCCAACGCTCTTCCGGGGACGAATTTGATGCCTCCATATCCTGTGACATCACAGCAATAGAGCAGGAAGACCACCTCATTGCCATTATCAGGGATATCAGCGGACGGAAGGCTGCCGAGAAGGAAAAAAAAGCGTTGGAAAATCAACTCCAGCAATCCAGGAAGATGGAATCCATCGGCACCCTTGCCGGAGGGATCGCCCATGATTTCAACGATATCCTGTCAGCAATCATGGGCTATACCCAATTGGTTATGAAATCTGTTCCTGATACAAGTAAAAACCATCAAAGACTTGACAATATACTCACGGCAAGTCAACGGGCAAGTGATCTGGTCGAACAGATCCTTACATTCAGCCGTAATGATGTTCAGGACCTTAAACCCTTAAGAATTCAGCTCATCATAAAAGAAGCGTTGAAGTTGTTGAAATCATCCATACCTGCTACAATCAGTTTTAAGCAAAATATAAGCAATGACTGCGGCCTGGTTTTGGCGAATCCGACACAAATTCATCAAATCATAATGAACAGTTGTACAAATGCATATCAGGCCATGAAATTTACCGGTGGCATTTTAAGCGTATCACTGCAACAGGTTGAACTGAAGCCGGAAGACATCGTGACCAAGCCTCACCTGAGACCCGGTTCGTATGCCCAAATATCCATCAACGATAATGGCCCCGGAATACCCAAAAAAATTCTGGACAGGATTTTTGAGCCATACTTTACAACCAAAGAGAAAGGCGAAGGCACCGGGTTGGGCCTTTCGACGGAGCATGGCATTGTTACCGGGCTGAAAGGAGACATCAGCGTCTACAGCGACCCCGGAAACCAAACCACGTTTCAAATTGTTTTACCTGTGGTTCGCGCTTGGGAAAACGACGATCAAAACAAACTATATCAAGAGAATCCCCAAGGAAACGAACGGATACTTTTTGTTGATGATGAAGAATTGCTGGCCGATGCAACCAAGTCGATTCTTGAAGGTATCGGATACCAGGTAACGGCCATGACAAACAGTATCGAAGCATTTGAGTTGTTTCAAAATGCTCCGGATGAGTTTGATTTAATCATTACCGATATGACAATGCCGGGTATGACCGGTGATATGCTTGCCCAAAAAATACTTGAGGTAAAACCTGGGATACTGATTATTATCGCTACGGGACATAGCGATATTTTGAATCCACAAAAAGCGAAATCATTGGGTATCATAGGGTATTTGACAAAACCAACGCCCCTGAGGCATCTTGCAGAAGAGATCAGAAGATGCCTTGGCGGCGATAAAACCGGGATGAATAAAGACAATGGCAAATGTATTGATTGTTGA